The nucleotide sequence TTAGAGATGAATACAGCACAGAAAAgagtaaattataaattacctgTCATCATCATCTTCCCATAGATAAGTATCCTCCTGCTCCGATTATTCCAAACATGAGGAAGAAGAGTAGATGATTAAAACCAataataatcaatgaaaaagagaaggaaatgaAGCTATTTCAATTGTTACAACTGCTAgatctttttcataaaaaaacatcatttgaGCATACATTCCACACTATATCAAAACAtacataatcaaatcaaatagaaGAGCCTGCCTCATTATTTATTAacattgaattttcaatttacaGTACTGTTTAACTTCAACCGTAGTATatcaaaacaatgaaaaacacCTAGCCATCACCTTCCAAGCTATTAGTGGGTCTTAAAAACTCATGGTCTACAACAGTCAACATCATGCCCATGCATTTAAAAGGcttaactaataaaaaaattgcaatgaaTTTGCTTTCAAGCGTTTTAACATTTATAAGATActagtaatattaattaaaactcACTTGAAAACCACGAGATTTTGCACCAAGGAATTCAGAACATTTGAGCGCACCACAGAGGCAGCGAACCTTTGCACCTCCAAACCATTCAAAATTATAGTCATATGCCAGTTCAGTTCCAATAGGAATATTTTCCAGTGCAAATATTCCAACTCTTATTTCCCCCATGACATTCCATTTTCTTGTCTCACAGTTTGGTTGACTGCAAACATAAAAGCATTCAGTTGATGTCAAACCTTGGGCAGTGGGAAATAGGAGGATAACAAAACAGGTCTACAATACTTGCATATTAGCAGGtccaattaatttaatattaggATTTTTGTTTGAAGTGGTTTACCAGGAATGGTTTATAAATCTTGCAAGGCTTCCTTTTCTAGTTGCATCGATAGATTCAGACgcattaagagaaatgataaatgCATCCTTAAGACCTGCAAAAGCAAACATAAGTTTTACAAAAACATAAAGCTAAATACTAGTCAGATAGAAACATTGATTTTATTGATGTTTGACCTTGAATTTCATAAGTATGGGATCTGCGCTTGGCTTCTTTGCATGATATTACTTCTCCACAGTATTCAATGACAAACTGTCCTGCCTGtatgaaataaacaaacaaataaataaatgagagCATGGCACTgctgaaataaaagaaaaataaccatATTAAGGCCTAAATTTCCCCATTATATGATTACCTTAATTTCCTCATCAGCCAAAAGACCCCACCCTCGGCCTTCAGTTTTAAACAACTTTGTTTTTGCATATTCACACTTCTGAAATTTCTGCAAGCATGAGACATGGGACATGAATATATTTCAtctagagaagagagaaagaaaacgAGAATATTTCTTTAGGTAAAAGCTATTGAATTCATCTTCCGATTGCAATGATATCTATAGCCGCACTACTTAGAAGAAAAGTTGTACAGAGTAACCAATTATAACTACAGACTGCTATTAGCTAACTAGTTCGTTCATAATTGAATGCCAGTTATGCAAGTTAAGTTAACTGACTAGAAGCATCTAAAACCTTTCTTGATATCagaatatatcatatatgaattGGCGTAAGCTTCAATGCATCATCTGAAGTAAAGTTTAAGTAGGtcaaagattaaaaaaagtatGCAATGAAAATAGGATATGAAAAAATTCAAGACAAGCAAACTTGACTGCTACTAAGAAACTTGTAGAACAAAATAACCAGGGAAAGCAGAATACAAATACGCAACAAattatcctctaaaaaaaaatatgcaacaaATTATGACAAGTGCCTCCAGAGACACAGGTTAAAGCAAATAGTAATAACTAATAACTTCTCTTGACCAACTTTTCAACTACCTGCAGGATGGTTATAGTGCGAAAGACTAACAAATATCATCACAAACAGACCCAAACACGAACTCACCTGATTTTTACAATGGATGTCACAAGGGCAAAATCCAGGGGTGCATTCAGTGCTGGTTAATACATTTAGACACCCATCTCCACAGGCACTGTCAGGATCATCTTCATCATACCTGCATTCACATATAGCAATATCCTCCTCCTTCTGCTTCTTATGCCTGCACAGAGATAAAGAGAAGTGCAaatgtattaatataacattaaGATTTCTCAAGAATGCTGATTCAGTAGTCGGTCAATTTTCCATTCCTCTGTCCTGGTCCTTGTACCATAGCCCTTGAATTGGTGGAATTGGTGGTGAGGGATCTAAATTCCAATGGGCTGgtattccattgtttggatttaAATAGGATATAATACAATTCGATTGGATAGACTCCATTATACTCCACACTCCACCTTTCCTACCCTCCAAATCAAAGGGTACAAGGTTGGAgttaaatttttaattgattaagtTAGAAAACTATATTTCCATATACAATATAATGTTCTGCTACTGCATGATGATGTTACCAAATTCCTCTTCTGTATTATGAAGCAGGAAGGCACTGGATAACTTATGACAGCGGGAGATTTTATGAGTTCGTCAACAGAATGGAATTGGAAGTGAAGTGGTTAGTGCGATATTTGATTTCAGGGCATCAGCAATGAACCGCCTTCTATCCCACTGACTAAAAACTATCCCACAAGGCCAGAAGTCGGATGAAATTTCTAGAGAGTTTACTCTTTTCGGCTAATAGCAATAAGGATATTAAAGAAAGCTAAGCACTAAATCAATTGAAagctaaaaaacaaaagattcaGCACTAAAACAATTTAGTAGAACTAAAACAAAGGGGTTTTTCACTAAAGATCCAGCATAAGTGGGGGGAAATGCATAGCCCATAAGAATGATGGTTTTTACTTTGTAAAGCTATCCTGACGGTCTTCGCAAGAGTATGCATACTGCTATCACAGTTCAAGCTATTCatctaaatttacattaaagaTGAAAGAGAGGCAGAAGCAGAGTGatgattttatttcttatgtagTAGCCTATCTAACAAATACAAGCACTGCGCAGGATTAATTTGGCGAAGTACACAAGcaaaaaatgttcaaaatatTTTGGTTGCGAGGCAGAAGGGCTAAATCTGAAGCTAGTGAAGAAAGAATAAAGGTTTTATAATCAGAAAAAGATAAGAGAATTGGTATGAACATGACACATCAaaacattttaaacaaaatcaaaatatccaCTAGCTGGGAGATTAATTCAATATGGAAAAGTTTCGggatgaaaaaaattgatatatccGCCGGCTGGTAGAGTTGGTATATGTGGTCGCCCAGTATGACATAGGTCAAAATATCTATTAGCTACGCGATTCTTACCGGAAGTTACATTTAAGAATATATCCATTAAAGGAAGATTGGCCAATGGGGATCTTTACCTAACGATGCGGAGCAAATTCGGCATTTCTTGCTAGTTCTTCTCCCAATCTCGGACTCGACCTTTTAGCCGATTCGCACCTTTACTCTCTGTCTCAATCAATTCGGTCAGATCAATAGAGAAGTCAGGCACTCGATTGACTTAAAGGAAGATTCCGCCCGTAAATTGATTGATCAATGTTACCGGGAAGCAGCAACAGAGACAGATTGAGTGCTAAAGCTTCTTAACAATTAAACTTATGTTAATTGAGAAGAGAACCTACAAGGGCCGGCCCAAGGGTAAATCCACTAAAGCCCTTGTTTTCGGCCCACCAACAAAAATTTATCTGTCTTCagttttataaagaaaaaaaaggcaTCATATGCGGATAAAAAAGTCCCGtgttataaaatttgatttaagcCTCACCGaatattgaaaattattggGCCGGCCCTGGAACCTACCATAAGAGAGAAACtaatccaaacaaagcctaattGAATACAGAAAAGTCCAAGATAGAGCAACATCAAACTATCCTATAACCTAAATAACTCATAACAGTAATGCACCTGATAGTTAACTTAGCAAACCAGTAATTAACATAACCAGTTAGTAATGCTACCGAGtgataatatttttaacaaagtttaGAATCAAATTATATATTCCATCATAAGCATAAGATAGCAAATTAAATTGAATGAcctaaataaattataagaaaatgaataCTAACCTTcgcataaaaaaatcattttgattgATATGAATGTATTGAGGCAAATCTTCAGCAGCATGAGGAtccttcaaaataataataataataataataatgtactTGTTATTACTTAGAGTCAAACATGAAGGAAACAAAAATTGTAAGAAAGAGGGAAAAGAAAATTACCATATGAATAACCTGAGAAGAAAAGTTGGCAATAAGAGGAATGGGAAAATGGAAACGAAGGGAACGTTGCAGAAGAGAGAAAAGGGTTGGGGGTGTGAAATAATGAATTATGATCGAAGAAATTTCAAAGGGGAATTTGATTTCTGGTAGAAACTAAACTCTTCTTGCGTTGCGTTCCAACTGTAGTGGTAGCGGTGCTTTCCTCACTTCCCTTTTTCACCAACAAATTTTGTGTTGGTGTGTATCTTGAGtgtatatataaaaatcaactggtcttgctaaccattgcGCTTAAGGGTTAATAAGTTAAAAGTAACATGTTTGCATTggttttaataatattttaatttttaaaaagttaaatttatcatttttcactATTCTCTAATactgtatttttatttttatccttttatatAATGCCCCAAGGATAATAGTTAGCATTCTCCAAATCAATATCATGATCTTTATTGGATATCAAATATTGTATAAATGTTTAGTTGAAGAAAATGTTACGTTACAATCTCCAATATggtctttaaattttttttgttggttggagttttaattttttttgaatagttGAAATTTAAACTCcgaaccttatatatattacGTATTATtcataccaattgagctaagtttACGAATAcagtatttaaaatatataaaatagtatACTGCAGAGTAAATGAAAATGTATCATGCTAGTCTCTTCATCTTAATAGTGAAGCATATTGAAATTTGTGATAGTCTCTAACATCTTAATAGCATAGAATAAAGTGATATATTTCTTatactttaaaaattatttattatttgtataCATTTAAGCATAGTGGTCAATAGCGGCCGTGCGTAATGTAGCGGCCGCTATACATttagttgaaattttttaaattgacactattttaaaaatattttgtatggtttccgaatttttaaatttattttatggtattttagagattattaaaatcaaattgactttGTTGTAAGGTTTctctattcttttatttttcttcctctGTTTTATGGTTTAtcttgttttatgattttttatttgttcctcTGTCTTTTAATTTTTGGCATTTTAATTTACTAATGTCTCATGAGATTTGagtgttataattaattttatattaaatataagtttttttttagaaatatgtaagtttgtttattctttataacattattcatgtaatttgttcaaaaaataatcaaacatcGATGACAACTATATGCCAACACGCTATCCCACTTTTGAGATCGGCCTCTACGCACCGCTATCCGAGATTGACTACTatgttgaattttgattaaGACCTTCGATACTATGTTGGAGACTATAAAGCTTTCATAATATTTTGGtgttttgtatgatttataaaaGATTCATGAGTAAAAACTTTCATAAGATTTGGGTGTTTTGTATGATTCATGAATGTTTCATGAGATTTgaatgttatatttaattttatattagatatatgtttgtttataatttatagtattatttatgtaatttgtCAAAGATGTTATCAAATAATGGTCATAGCGCTATGCGCTATCCCGCTATAGCATTTTTGGAGTCGGCCGCTACGCACCGCAATCCGCAATTGACTACTATGCATTTAAGTAACTAAGTTGAAGCGAGATTGATACTTTGTGTGAGTTTATGGTTTATTCGATCATAATGAGTATTTTCCTCTTTTATTCgacaatttatatattaaactacacttgtaattttaaattataaacgCATTCATCGGTCgcaagtttttttctttctataaacatcatcaagttttttttttctctagaaGAAGAGTTCACTCATTTCGTTGGCAATTGTCTGAGCGATACAAGGAGAAACATAAATTACAAATAGTGGCAACTATATATGAATGTCCCTACTAACAAATGAGAAATCGTATTGACTTGTCGACTAATAAACTCGATTTTGATTGAAGGATAATTTTACAATTATTGATTGATGATGTCGCCTAACTCTAATATATTTGAGGAAGGGGAAGAATATTGTATATATACCACCTACTTAGAGtcaatttcaaaaacaacttgaTCCACTGAAAGACTCCTAACCCAGTTTAATGCAGAAAGGAAACCAAGTTTCACCAACTTGGGCAAGAAGCGCGATTGGAATTAGGGGTGACTGTTATAAGCTTATTTTTTTAGGCTTCAGCATGACCTTTTAAAAGTTTGTTATGGTCTACTAACTTgtttaaaaatctattttatatgaatatctttaaaaacaaaaatccgATCTCATCCCATCCAATTAATACGGTTTTAGTTAGATCGAAATTTGGATATCCAAAAtacaaatgaattttttttattaatattacacaaacacattaaaatcatagatttgataaaaaaaaatacaatataaaatatatttgaaattaatattatgaaatgaaaatgatcgATTATGTTTGAAACATATTATGTGGTAAAAATTCCCTAAAAAGTATTATGCGGtaaaaatatagattaaattaaactaatatgtattgttttttactattaaacaataaattaatgtaatatattatcataataaaaaaaaataagaattaagGCGGTGTATTGGATATTAAGACTATCAAAATTTACAATttggatttcaatggatttacgtagattttaaagaatttgaattgattttataaatttattattatttcaaaagaTTTGAAATCATAGATTTTATGGATTATGACACACTCTCTTTCCTATATATATGAggcatatcacatgagaatgggtatcttatgtgagaatgatgagaataaATTACAGCCGTCAGATTAAAAATAATGGGTGAGATTAAAACATCACTTAAGTGACTCATGTGCCAAGCATGTGACCAATTCTCTCCCTCTTTTTCATCGTTCATGCACGCGCATTTCATCCTCATAAAGCTTGaactttctttcttccttcaaaTGGTGATAGGGTTATTATAATTGGTCATATGGTTATTGTCTACTTGCAACAGAACCATCAAAATCGAGATTGTGGCAGATTGATTGCAGATAAAATAGAAACGCATGACAGATTgcagattgaaattgaaatagaaaaacaaattcaatcC is from Medicago truncatula cultivar Jemalong A17 chromosome 1, MtrunA17r5.0-ANR, whole genome shotgun sequence and encodes:
- the LOC11418432 gene encoding histone-lysine N-methyltransferase ASHH1 isoform X1, which codes for MDPHAAEDLPQYIHINQNDFFMRRHKKQKEEDIAICECRYDEDDPDSACGDGCLNVLTSTECTPGFCPCDIHCKNQKFQKCEYAKTKLFKTEGRGWGLLADEEIKAGQFVIEYCGEVISCKEAKRRSHTYEIQGLKDAFIISLNASESIDATRKGSLARFINHSCQPNCETRKWNVMGEIRVGIFALENIPIGTELAYDYNFEWFGGAKVRCLCGALKCSEFLGAKSRGFQEDTYLWEDDDDRYSIEKIPLYDSAEDELTSNVGGQSEQSMAIILKVEEPSESTVLNIQPLNSIGINGLGIQKMKTEIESEDMRLYSQDTKQDLPQKNAMISRIRSNTAGGKSISTKRSKGAKLKNRIQKKIDAKYAAGLLASKEAQEEILDYEKRKDDAREALDSLYNEIRPAIEEHEKDTQDSVSTTVAEKWIQASCLKLKAEFDLYSSIIKNVACTPQRAPSQAKGTEVDNEDKMKLLTFSPSSNP